In the Nocardia asteroides genome, CAGCCCGGCGAGCGTGCTGCCGATCCCGAAGAACATGGGGTCACCGCTCGCCAGCACCGCGACCCGCTCCCCCGCGTACCCGGCGAGCAGCCCCGGCAGCGCGGGCACCAGCGGCGACGGCCACGCGATCCGCCGCGCGGGCACCTCGCGGGCAGGCACCAGATCGAGCTGCCTGGCGGAACCGAACAGCACCGCGCACTCCGCGAGTTCGGCCCGCACACCGGGCACGATCCCCGCCCACCCGTCCGCCCCGATCCCGGCGACGAGAATGGGCGCGCCGCGCCACGCCGGTTCGCTCATACCGTGCCCGCCGCGACGAGCGGCTCGGCTCTCACCGCGGCATCCGCCGCCACACCGCCTGCGGCAGCAGCCGCGTCCCGGCGATGATCGGCCGCAGTGCCGACGGCACCCAGACCCGCGCCTTCCCCCGGTGCAGCGCGCGCACGACGGCCGCCGCGACCTGGGCGGGCGTGCTGGAGAACGGGGCCGGAGTCATCCCCTCGGTCATCCGCCCGATCACGAACCCGGGCCGCACCAGCAGCAGCCGCACCCCGGTCCCGTGCAGCGCGTCCCCGAGCCCGGAGGCGAAACCGTCGAGCCCGGCCTTGGCCGAGCCGTAGACGTAGTTCGCCCGGCGCACCCGCGCCCCGGCGATCGAGGAGAAGACGACGAGCTGCCCCGCCCCCTGCGCCCGCATGAGGTTCGCCAGCGTGGTGAGCACCGAGACCTGCGCGACGAAGTCGGTGTGCACGACGGCGACGGCGTGCGCCGGATCCCGCTCCGCGCGGGCCTGATCGCCGAGGACGCCGAAGGCGAGCACCGCCACCCCGATCGGCCCGTGCTCGGCGGCGGCCTTCTCCAGCAGCGCCGGGTGGCTCGCGATGTCGTCGGCGTCGAACTCGATCGCATGCACGGCGACGGCACCGGCCGCGGTCACCCGCGCGGCCTCGGCGGCCAGCTCGGCGCTGCGCCGCGCGGCGAGCAGCACGGTGCGGCCGGGCGCGAGCCGCTCCGCCACCTCGAGCCCGATCTCGCTGCGTCCCCCGAGCACCAGCACGGTTCCTTCTCCCATGCGCCCATCCTGTCAGGCACCGGGCGCGGCGCCGGAGCGCGCCCCGGCTACGGTCGTGCCATGACGACCGGCATCACGCAGCTCTCCCCCGCCGCCAGCGAATTCGTCACCGAGCGGCACCTGGCCACGCTCAGCACGCTCCGCGCCGACGGCACCCCGCAGGTGACCGCGGTCGGCTTCACCTGGGATCCGGAGGCCGGGCTGGCCCGGGTGATCACCGACAACGGCTCGGTGAAGGTGCGCAACGCGCGCCGCTCCGGCTACGCCGCGGTGAGCCAGGTCGACGGGCCGCGCTGGCTCACCCTGGAGGGCCCGGCCGAGGTGCTGGACGACCCGGCGAGCGTCGCCGACGCCGAGCGGCGCTACGCCGCCCGCTACCGGGTCCCCCGGGAGAACCCGACCCGCGTGGTCCTCGTCATCCGGGTGGCGAAGGTGCTGTCCAGCCGCACCCTGCGCGACCGATAGCGGCTCAGAGTACGGTCAGCCCGTGCGGCTGCTGGTTCACGGACTCGCACCCGTCCTCGGTCACCACGACGATGTCCTCGATCCGGGCGCCCCACTCCCCGGGGAAGTAGATCCCCGGCTCCACGCTGAAGGCCATCCCCGCGCGCAGCTCGAGGTCGTTGCCTGCCACGATGTAGGGCTCCTCGTGCACCGAGAGCCCGATCCCGTGCCCGGTGCGGTGCACGAAGGCGTCGCCGTACCCGGCGTCGGTGAGCGGAGCCCGCGCGGCGGCGTCCACCGCTTCGGCGCGCACCCCCGGCCGCACCGCGGCGACCGCGGCCGCCTGCGCCCGCTCCAGCTCCGCGATCCGCTTCGCGACCTCGGCCCGCGGCTCGCCGAGCACATAGGTGCGGGTGCTGTCGGAGTAGTAGCCGGGGTCCACCGGCCCGCCGATATCGATGACCACCACGTCGCCGCGCTGGATCACCCGGTTGGAGACCTCGTGGTGCGGGTCGGCGCCGTGCGGGCCGCTGCCGACGATGATGAAGGCGGCCTCGGTGTGCCCCTCCTCCTGGATGGCGCGATCGATGTCCGCGGCGACCTGCGCCTCGGTGCGCCCCGCCATGAGGAAGTCGCCCATCCTGGCGTGCACCCGGTCGATGGCGGCGCCCGCCCGGCGCAGTGCGTCGATCTCCGCCTCGTCCTTGATCATCCGCAGTTCGCGCAGCACCGGGGTGGCCGAGACCGGCAGCCCGGAGAACGACTCGGCCAGCGGGATCAGGTGCAGCGCGGGCATGGCGTCGGCCACCGCGACCCGCGACCCGGCGTGCAGCGCGGAGCGGACCAGCTTGTACGGGTCGGTGCCGTCCACCCAGTCGAGCACGCGCAGTCCGAGATCGGAGACCGCGGAGCCGTGCAGCGAGGCCAGCTCCAGCTTGGGCACGACCACCGCGGGGGTGGCGCCGTCGGCATTGATCACCAGGCAGGTGAGCCGCTCGAACGACTGCGCCGCCGACCCGAGCAGGTAGCGCAGGTCGGGGCCGGGGGTGACCAGCAGGGCGTCCAGGTGCGCGGCGCGCATGGCCGCGACCGCCCGCTCGAGCCGGTCGCCGTAGACATCCGCCGCGAACCGCGTCTCCTCACTCATGGAACGACCGTACCCGGCACCCGGCCGGCCCGCGTGCAACGCCCGCCGTGCAGGCGCCGAATGGGGCCGCGCGGCCGAACTCGGTCCTCGCCGGTGCGGGCGCGCGTGCGCCGGAGCGAACGGCCCGCGCGGCGGCACGTCCCGGTGTCGGGGATGCCGGGTACCCTTCGGCCCGTGAGCGATCCCGACCGGCCCCTGCTGCTGCTCGACGGCGCGAGCCTGTGGTTCCGCGCGTTCCACGCCATCCCGGACAAGCTGACCGCGCCCGACGGCCGCTCGGTGAACGCGGTGCGCGGCTTCACCGACATGGTCGCCTCGCTGGTCACCAAGCACACCCCGAGCCGGCTGGTGGTCGCGCTCGACCTGGACTGGCGCCCGGCCTACCGGGTCGAGCTGGTGCCGAGCTACAAGGCGCACCGGCTGGACACCGCCGCACCGCCCGGCACCGAGGCGGTGCCGGACAAGCTGACCCCGCAGGTGGAGATGATCCTGGAGGTGCTGGCGGCGGCCGGGATCGCGACCGGCGGCGCCGAGGGGCTGGAGGCCGACGACGTGCTCGGCACGCTCGCCGACCGGGAGCGCACCGACCCGGTGGTGGTGGTGAGCGGCGACCGCGACCTGCTGCAGCTGGTGCGCGACGAGCCGGAGCCGCGGGTCCGGGTGCTCTACGCCGGGCGCGGGCTGGCCAAGGCGGAGCTGTTCGGGCCGGCCGAGGTGGCGGCGAGGTACGGGGTGCCGGTGCCGAACGCGGGCCCGGCCTACGCGGACATGGCGACGCTGCGCGGCGACGCCTCGGACGGGTTGCCCGGCGTCGCCGGAATCGGCGACAAGTCGGCGGCCACGCTCATCCAGCGCTTCGGCTCGCTGGAGGCGCTGCGCGCCGCGGTCGAGGATCCGGCGGCCGACCTGGCCGCGGGCGTCCGCGCGAAACTCCGCGCCGCCGCCGATTACCTGACCGCCGCGGCCCCGGTGGTGCGCGTGGTCCGCGATGCCGACGTCGCGCTCTCCACCGACGATGCCCTCCCCGCCGAGCCAGCGGATCCGGAGCGGCTGCGCGAACTCGCCGCGACGTACAACGCGGAGAGCCCGATCGAGCGGCTGATCAAGGCCCTGGCCGCGGCGCACGCGGGCTGACCGGCAGCCCCGGACCCGGGCGCGCCCGCCCGAGCTCCGCGCGACTACGCACCCCCGGACATGACGAACCGGGCGACGCCCCTCGTCGGCGCCGCCCGGAACCACCCGGACCTCCCGGCGGAGCCCGCCGGGACCGATCTCAGCTGGGCCGGCCGACCTCGTAGGTCCCGTCGTCCCTGGTGATCTTCACCTGGACCGTCTTCTGCTCACCGCTGACGTCGACGGTGCACTGGAAGACCGCGTCCACCTCGACCTTCTGCCCGGAGGGGCAGGAGACCGAGCCGACATCCTGGATGCCGTAGGAATCGCCGAGCACCTTCTCGACGCCGTCCTGCACGGCGGCCTGGTCCAGCTTGTCGGTCGCGGTGACGGCGAGAACGAGCGCGACGATCAGCCCGACGACGACGAGCCCGCCGACGACCAGCCCGATCAGCAGCCCCTTGCCCTTGCCACCCTGCTGCGGCTGCTGGGGCTGCCCCCACTGCTGCTGCGGCTGGCCCCACGGCTGCTGCGGCTGCCCCGGCTGCGGCTGCTGCCACTGCGGCTGGGATTGCTGCGGCTGCTGCTGGCCCCACGGCTGGGACTGCTGTGGCTGCTGCTGCCCCCACTGCGGCTGCGACTGCCCCCACTGCTGCTGCGGTTGCTGCGACTGGTCACCCCCGCCCCACTGCTGGGTCGGCTGGGCCTGCGAGGGGGGCTGACCGGTCCACTGCTGCGTCGGCTGCGCGCCGCTCACCGGTTGCTGTCCACCCCACTGCTGGGTGGGATCGTTGCGTCCCTGGTCGGGGCCGCTCGGTCCGTACGGGCCGCTCATCCAGTTGCCTCCACTCGCATCGTTGTACACACGGTAGCCCCCCGTGCGCGACCCGTCGCGTGGCGACGGCTGCGTACACGGTCGGTACGCGAGGAAATCAAATCACACACGGTTCGGTCACGCGGCGTCCACGGCGACGACACCCCGCCGGATGGCCCGCACGGCCTTGGCGGCGGTCGCCGCCAGCTCGACGTCGTCGGCGGTGCCGTGGATCTGGTCGAGCAGATCGATCACCTGCCTGCACCAGCGCACGAAATCACCGGCGGAGAGCGGCGAGCTCTGCTCGCCACCGGCCAGCAACGCGTCGGCCAGCCCGTCGCCGCGCGCCCAGAGGTAGACGGTGCCGGCGAAACCGGGGTCCGGCTCGCGGGTGGGGGCGAGCCGATGCGCGGCCTCGTCGGCGCGCAGCTCGGTCCAGACGGCGAGCGTGGCGTTCAGCGCCCGCCGGATCGGCTGGGTGGGCCCGGTCGCCCCGATCAGCCCGACCTCCTGCCGCGACTCGTACACCAGCGCGGAGACCACCGCGGCCAGCTCGGCCGGGCCGAGCCCGCGCCAGCTGCCCTGCCGCAGGCACTCCGCGACCAGCAGGTCGCTCTCGGTGTAGATCCGGGCCAGCCGCCTGCCGTCCGCGGTGACCTCGCCGTCGGCCACGTATCCGCGTTCGGCCAGCAAACCGACGATCCGGTCGAAGGTGCGGGCCAGCGAGTTGGTGGTGGCGGCGACCTGCTGCCGCATGGACTCGGTCTCCCGCTCCAGCCGGCTGTACCGCTCCCCCACCCGGC is a window encoding:
- a CDS encoding PPOX class F420-dependent oxidoreductase, with translation MTTGITQLSPAASEFVTERHLATLSTLRADGTPQVTAVGFTWDPEAGLARVITDNGSVKVRNARRSGYAAVSQVDGPRWLTLEGPAEVLDDPASVADAERRYAARYRVPRENPTRVVLVIRVAKVLSSRTLRDR
- a CDS encoding M24 family metallopeptidase, whose product is MSEETRFAADVYGDRLERAVAAMRAAHLDALLVTPGPDLRYLLGSAAQSFERLTCLVINADGATPAVVVPKLELASLHGSAVSDLGLRVLDWVDGTDPYKLVRSALHAGSRVAVADAMPALHLIPLAESFSGLPVSATPVLRELRMIKDEAEIDALRRAGAAIDRVHARMGDFLMAGRTEAQVAADIDRAIQEEGHTEAAFIIVGSGPHGADPHHEVSNRVIQRGDVVVIDIGGPVDPGYYSDSTRTYVLGEPRAEVAKRIAELERAQAAAVAAVRPGVRAEAVDAAARAPLTDAGYGDAFVHRTGHGIGLSVHEEPYIVAGNDLELRAGMAFSVEPGIYFPGEWGARIEDIVVVTEDGCESVNQQPHGLTVL
- a CDS encoding 5'-3' exonuclease; the encoded protein is MSDPDRPLLLLDGASLWFRAFHAIPDKLTAPDGRSVNAVRGFTDMVASLVTKHTPSRLVVALDLDWRPAYRVELVPSYKAHRLDTAAPPGTEAVPDKLTPQVEMILEVLAAAGIATGGAEGLEADDVLGTLADRERTDPVVVVSGDRDLLQLVRDEPEPRVRVLYAGRGLAKAELFGPAEVAARYGVPVPNAGPAYADMATLRGDASDGLPGVAGIGDKSAATLIQRFGSLEALRAAVEDPAADLAAGVRAKLRAAADYLTAAAPVVRVVRDADVALSTDDALPAEPADPERLRELAATYNAESPIERLIKALAAAHAG
- a CDS encoding SDR family NAD(P)-dependent oxidoreductase is translated as MGEGTVLVLGGRSEIGLEVAERLAPGRTVLLAARRSAELAAEAARVTAAGAVAVHAIEFDADDIASHPALLEKAAAEHGPIGVAVLAFGVLGDQARAERDPAHAVAVVHTDFVAQVSVLTTLANLMRAQGAGQLVVFSSIAGARVRRANYVYGSAKAGLDGFASGLGDALHGTGVRLLLVRPGFVIGRMTEGMTPAPFSSTPAQVAAAVVRALHRGKARVWVPSALRPIIAGTRLLPQAVWRRMPR
- a CDS encoding DUF4333 domain-containing protein — translated: MSGPYGPSGPDQGRNDPTQQWGGQQPVSGAQPTQQWTGQPPSQAQPTQQWGGGDQSQQPQQQWGQSQPQWGQQQPQQSQPWGQQQPQQSQPQWQQPQPGQPQQPWGQPQQQWGQPQQPQQGGKGKGLLIGLVVGGLVVVGLIVALVLAVTATDKLDQAAVQDGVEKVLGDSYGIQDVGSVSCPSGQKVEVDAVFQCTVDVSGEQKTVQVKITRDDGTYEVGRPS